Proteins encoded by one window of Geobacter sp. DSM 9736:
- a CDS encoding class I SAM-dependent methyltransferase, protein MTPEKRHLNAVGLSHMLLRDRVGPGGRVVDGTCGNGHDTLFLASLVGETGHVWSFDVQDEALRRARARLAEAGSTAQVEFVDSGHERLAEFVAGPLQAAIFNLGYLPGGDKSRITRPETTIPALSQAVELLAPGGILVAVLYPGHPGGAEECAAVEAWGESLPSEDFSVWKSSRVNVSEKAAYVLSVEKVAAYSRGGSK, encoded by the coding sequence ATGACTCCGGAGAAGCGGCATCTCAATGCCGTGGGCCTTTCCCACATGCTGCTGCGGGATCGGGTGGGACCTGGGGGGCGGGTGGTTGACGGCACCTGCGGCAACGGGCACGATACCCTTTTCCTGGCTTCTCTCGTGGGGGAGACCGGACATGTCTGGTCCTTCGACGTTCAGGATGAGGCGCTTCGCCGGGCCAGGGCCCGACTTGCGGAGGCAGGATCTACCGCTCAAGTGGAGTTCGTCGATTCCGGCCACGAGCGGCTGGCGGAATTCGTAGCAGGGCCCCTTCAGGCGGCGATTTTCAACCTGGGATATCTTCCCGGCGGCGACAAGAGCCGTATCACCCGCCCCGAAACCACCATTCCGGCCCTATCCCAGGCGGTGGAGCTTCTCGCTCCGGGAGGGATTCTCGTTGCGGTGCTCTATCCGGGGCATCCGGGAGGGGCGGAGGAGTGCGCTGCCGTGGAGGCGTGGGGAGAGTCGCTTCCCTCCGAAGACTTCTCTGTCTGGAAAAGTTCCCGGGTCAACGTTTCTGAAAAGGCTGCATACGTCCTCTCGGTGGAAAAGGTTGCGGCCTATTCCCGGGGAGGCTCCAAATGA